Proteins encoded by one window of Erythrobacter sp.:
- a CDS encoding DMT family transporter: protein MSENPPHALLRPAIVLPFVLVALIWGSTWFVITTQIDDETALWSVTWRFAMATPAMFALALLMRKPLGMGAKAHGLALAMGLFQFCGNYTLVYLSELHLTSGIVALLIGMMLVPNAILGRIMLGEAITARFMLGSGLALAGIALLLVNEARAAPLGGNVALGTMLALGAMLAASIANVVQAGSTGRSVPLISLLAWSMLYGTLIDGGLAWVVDGPPILPTHAGFWLGTAWLALAGSVVTFPLYYQLVRDLGAGRAAYNGVLVVVIAMLISTLFEDYRWTPLAVAGGMLATVGMIVALRARQVKAGT from the coding sequence ATGAGCGAGAACCCTCCGCACGCCCTGCTACGCCCGGCCATCGTGCTGCCCTTCGTGCTGGTGGCGCTGATCTGGGGTTCGACCTGGTTCGTCATCACCACCCAGATCGATGACGAGACCGCGCTATGGTCGGTCACCTGGCGGTTCGCGATGGCCACTCCGGCGATGTTTGCGCTGGCGCTGCTGATGCGCAAGCCGCTCGGCATGGGCGCAAAGGCGCATGGGTTGGCGCTGGCGATGGGGCTATTCCAGTTCTGCGGCAATTACACTCTGGTCTACCTGTCCGAACTTCACCTGACTTCGGGGATCGTCGCGCTGCTGATCGGGATGATGCTGGTGCCCAATGCCATCCTTGGGCGGATCATGCTGGGTGAGGCGATCACCGCGCGGTTCATGCTGGGCAGCGGGCTGGCGCTGGCGGGCATTGCGCTGCTTCTGGTCAACGAGGCGCGCGCCGCGCCGCTGGGTGGCAATGTGGCGCTCGGCACCATGCTGGCGCTGGGAGCGATGCTCGCAGCCTCGATCGCCAATGTGGTGCAAGCGGGGAGCACGGGGCGCAGTGTCCCACTGATCAGCTTGCTGGCGTGGTCGATGCTCTACGGCACACTGATCGACGGGGGGCTGGCCTGGGTGGTGGACGGCCCGCCGATACTGCCAACCCATGCCGGGTTCTGGCTGGGCACGGCATGGCTGGCGCTGGCAGGATCGGTAGTGACTTTCCCGCTCTATTACCAGCTTGTGCGCGATCTGGGAGCAGGGCGCGCAGCCTACAACGGGGTGCTGGTGGTGGTGATCGCTATGCTGATCTCGACCCTGTTCGAGGACTATCGCTGGACCCCGCTGGCGGTAGCCGGGGGTATGCTGGCGACGGTAGGGATGATCGTGGCGCTGCGGGCGCGGCAGGTCAAAGCAGGGACTTGA
- the pepN gene encoding aminopeptidase N, with protein MDIARTPSTPDGNPEMADAAGEPHDPATIHRKDYKPFPWLVPEVALHFDLGLDATRVVARLTVARNARADASPVIRLNGDELVPLSVSVDGEHVSNWSMDGGDLLVPLPGGAHEIKVITQIDPSANTKLMGLYASEGMLCTQCEAEGFRRIAFFPDRPDVLSTYRVKMQGPKAQFPVLLSNGNLVAEGEEADGNHWAEWHDPWPKPSYLFALVAGDLVANKDSFTTMSGREVALAIWVRDGDQGRTGHAMESLKRSMRWDEEVFGREYDLDRFNIVAVSDFNMGAMENKGLNVFNTKYVLADEDTATDGDFDGVEGVIAHEYFHNWSGNRVTCRDWFQLSLKEGFTVLRDQLFSQDMGSAPVKRIEDVRVLRGAQFPEDSGPLAHPIRPDSFREISNFYTATVYNKGAEVIRMMRTMAGEERFRAGCDLYFDRHDGEAATCEDFIRAMEEGAGLDLTQFRLWYAQAGTPKVTVRLTHEGDAATLHLAQEVPPTPGQPDKQPMPIPLKVALYDAKTGSHAGEQLLVLDEAEASFIFPGHATPPVLSINRGFSAPVVIERQIARDELVFLAAHDDDPFARYEALQELIVRQLQDAVEDRLDQAARESGQQAIAGAIKAVLADVALDDLMRGELLVLPGEGYLAETMLVADPGRIHTERQALRAAVGAALEAEFTALHARASAVPYSLDAEARGARKVKTQALVYLAAGSPERATQLAAGQYDAADNMTDRQGALMVLTGLSGIERTNRLLDFYNHNRYRANPLVVDKWFSLQAGSLHPHVLDHVKALAEHPDFTLKNPNRVRSLYMAMAVNPPAFHAPDGTGYAMIADLILALDPINPQTASRFVPPLGRWKRIEPGRSALMRQQLERIMAAPGLSRDTQEQVSRSLG; from the coding sequence ATGGATATTGCCCGCACCCCCTCCACCCCCGATGGCAACCCCGAGATGGCCGACGCCGCCGGTGAACCGCACGATCCTGCAACCATCCACCGCAAGGATTACAAGCCGTTCCCCTGGTTGGTGCCCGAAGTGGCGCTCCATTTCGATCTGGGTCTCGATGCGACGCGGGTGGTCGCGCGGCTGACGGTTGCGCGTAATGCCAGGGCCGATGCCTCGCCGGTGATCCGGCTCAACGGAGACGAACTGGTCCCGCTCAGTGTATCTGTCGACGGCGAACACGTCAGCAACTGGTCTATGGACGGCGGCGACCTGCTTGTTCCGCTGCCTGGTGGTGCGCACGAAATCAAGGTAATCACGCAGATTGACCCTTCTGCCAACACGAAGCTGATGGGCCTCTACGCTTCCGAAGGGATGCTCTGCACCCAGTGCGAGGCCGAGGGGTTCCGCCGGATCGCCTTCTTCCCCGATCGCCCCGATGTGCTCTCGACCTATCGCGTGAAGATGCAGGGGCCGAAGGCGCAGTTTCCGGTCTTGCTCTCCAACGGCAATCTGGTGGCCGAGGGCGAGGAAGCGGACGGTAACCACTGGGCCGAATGGCACGACCCCTGGCCCAAGCCGAGCTACCTCTTCGCGCTGGTGGCGGGCGATCTGGTCGCCAACAAAGACAGCTTCACCACCATGTCGGGCCGCGAAGTCGCGCTCGCCATCTGGGTCCGGGACGGCGACCAGGGCCGCACCGGGCACGCGATGGAATCGCTCAAGCGCTCGATGCGCTGGGACGAGGAGGTGTTCGGGCGCGAATACGATCTCGACCGGTTCAACATCGTCGCCGTTAGCGATTTCAACATGGGGGCGATGGAGAACAAGGGGCTCAACGTCTTCAACACCAAATATGTGCTGGCGGACGAGGACACTGCCACCGACGGCGATTTCGACGGGGTGGAAGGCGTGATCGCGCACGAATACTTCCACAACTGGTCGGGCAACCGGGTCACCTGCCGCGACTGGTTCCAGCTTTCGTTGAAGGAAGGCTTCACCGTGCTGCGCGACCAGCTGTTCAGCCAGGACATGGGTTCGGCCCCGGTCAAGCGGATCGAGGATGTGCGAGTGCTGCGCGGGGCGCAGTTCCCCGAGGATTCGGGCCCGCTCGCCCATCCGATCCGGCCCGACAGCTTCCGCGAGATCAGCAATTTCTACACCGCCACGGTGTACAACAAGGGCGCCGAAGTCATCCGCATGATGCGCACGATGGCTGGTGAAGAGCGGTTCCGCGCCGGCTGTGATCTCTATTTCGACCGCCACGATGGCGAGGCCGCTACCTGCGAGGATTTCATCCGTGCGATGGAAGAGGGTGCAGGGCTCGATCTGACGCAGTTCCGCTTGTGGTACGCGCAGGCGGGCACGCCCAAGGTGACGGTGCGGCTGACCCACGAAGGGGACGCCGCCACGCTGCATCTGGCGCAGGAAGTTCCTCCCACTCCCGGCCAGCCCGACAAGCAGCCGATGCCGATTCCGCTCAAGGTGGCGCTCTATGACGCAAAGACGGGGAGCCATGCGGGCGAGCAATTGTTGGTGCTGGATGAGGCCGAGGCCAGCTTCATCTTCCCCGGCCATGCCACGCCGCCAGTGCTGTCGATCAACCGCGGTTTTTCCGCCCCGGTAGTGATCGAACGCCAGATCGCCCGCGACGAACTGGTGTTCCTCGCCGCGCACGATGACGATCCTTTCGCCCGTTACGAGGCCTTGCAAGAACTGATCGTGCGGCAATTGCAGGACGCTGTCGAGGATCGGCTGGACCAGGCGGCGCGCGAATCGGGGCAGCAGGCCATTGCCGGAGCCATCAAGGCGGTGCTGGCCGACGTAGCGCTCGACGACCTGATGCGCGGCGAATTGCTGGTGCTGCCGGGGGAAGGCTATCTGGCGGAAACCATGCTGGTCGCCGATCCGGGGCGCATCCACACCGAGCGGCAGGCGCTGCGCGCTGCGGTGGGCGCAGCGCTTGAGGCGGAGTTCACCGCGCTCCACGCCCGCGCTTCTGCCGTGCCCTACAGCCTCGATGCCGAGGCGCGCGGGGCGCGCAAGGTGAAGACGCAGGCGCTGGTCTATCTCGCGGCGGGTAGTCCTGAACGCGCCACACAACTGGCGGCAGGGCAGTATGACGCGGCGGACAACATGACCGACCGGCAGGGGGCGCTGATGGTGCTCACCGGTTTGTCGGGGATCGAACGGACCAATCGCCTGCTCGATTTCTACAACCACAACCGCTATCGCGCCAATCCGCTGGTGGTAGACAAGTGGTTCAGCCTTCAGGCCGGATCGCTGCACCCGCACGTGCTTGATCACGTCAAGGCGCTGGCGGAGCATCCCGATTTCACTCTGAAGAACCCCAACCGGGTGCGCTCGCTGTATATGGCGATGGCGGTCAATCCGCCTGCCTTCCATGCTCCCGATGGCACGGGCTACGCGATGATCGCCGACCTGATCCTCGCGCTCGATCCGATCAATCCGCAGACCGCCAGTAGGTTCGTCCCGCCGCTGGGGCGGTGGAAGCGGATCGAGCCGGGGCGCTCGGCGCTGATGCGCCAGCAGCTGGAGCGGATCATGGCCGCGCCCGGCCTGTCGCGCGACACGCAGGAACAAGTGAGCCGCAGCCTTGGCTGA
- a CDS encoding SDR family NAD(P)-dependent oxidoreductase, with amino-acid sequence MAHLFIFGLGYTAKRIKARADALGWQVSATGRDGNIDFGDEALVRAALQDASFVLSSVPPADGCDPVLTRYRHLLNGRGHFYLSSTGVYGDTKGAWVDESAPTGGGRRGARSDADAEWLARGAVVFRLPGIYGPGRSALDRVREGKAHRIDLSDQVFSRVHVEDIASGVIAAMTGNAPPGAYNLADDLPCSQNAVIEEACRLLGVAPPPLQTMDQAGLSPMARGFYAENRRVANGKAKRVLGWQPRYPTYRDGLKSLL; translated from the coding sequence ATGGCACATCTGTTCATTTTCGGGCTGGGTTACACGGCAAAGCGCATCAAGGCACGAGCCGATGCTCTGGGGTGGCAGGTTTCCGCCACCGGGAGAGACGGCAACATCGACTTTGGGGACGAGGCTCTCGTTCGCGCTGCCTTGCAGGACGCCAGCTTTGTCTTGTCCAGCGTACCACCTGCCGATGGGTGTGATCCAGTTCTGACACGCTACCGGCATCTCCTAAATGGTCGAGGTCACTTCTACCTCTCTTCCACCGGCGTTTACGGCGATACCAAAGGGGCTTGGGTGGATGAAAGCGCGCCTACAGGCGGCGGCAGACGCGGCGCGCGCTCCGATGCTGACGCTGAGTGGCTTGCGCGCGGGGCAGTCGTCTTCCGCCTGCCGGGCATCTACGGGCCGGGTCGCTCCGCTCTGGACCGCGTGCGCGAAGGCAAGGCGCACCGGATCGACCTGTCCGATCAGGTCTTCAGCCGGGTGCATGTCGAGGACATCGCCAGCGGCGTGATCGCGGCGATGACAGGTAATGCGCCGCCCGGAGCCTACAATCTCGCCGACGACCTGCCGTGTAGCCAGAACGCGGTGATCGAGGAGGCGTGCCGCCTGCTCGGTGTTGCACCGCCGCCGTTGCAGACGATGGACCAGGCAGGCCTCAGCCCGATGGCGCGCGGTTTCTATGCCGAGAACCGCCGGGTCGCGAACGGCAAGGCGAAGCGGGTGCTCGGCTGGCAGCCGCGCTATCCGACCTATCGGGACGGCCTCAAGTCCCTGCTTTGA
- a CDS encoding low specificity L-threonine aldolase — MQFLSDNAAPVHPRVWEAMRKADVADSPYDTDALSRELDARFTALFGRDCAALWVATGTAANCLALATMVEPHGGVVCHREAHIEMDECGAPGFYLHGAKLLLAEGDGAKLTPEGIGEVLAGITRGVHQVPAQAASITQASEYGLAYRPEEVAAIAALTREHGLGLHMDGARFANAVAFLACAPADAAGPIDALSFGCVKNGGMGAEAIVFFDPAKADLVRWRRKRAGHLQSKGRYLAAQVLAMLEDDLWLENARAANAAAAIIAEDADDRLVHPAQINELFVRMDAAERAALRAQGFAFYDWDDTCVRLVTSWATDPHDARALGRAIAAL; from the coding sequence ATGCAATTTCTGTCCGACAATGCCGCCCCCGTCCACCCGCGCGTGTGGGAAGCCATGCGCAAGGCCGATGTGGCGGATTCGCCCTACGACACTGATGCGCTGAGCCGCGAGCTTGACGCGCGGTTTACCGCGCTGTTCGGGCGGGACTGCGCGGCGCTGTGGGTGGCGACGGGGACGGCGGCCAACTGCCTCGCGCTGGCGACAATGGTGGAGCCGCACGGCGGCGTGGTGTGTCACCGTGAGGCGCATATCGAGATGGACGAGTGCGGCGCGCCGGGGTTCTACCTGCACGGGGCGAAGCTGCTGCTGGCCGAGGGCGACGGGGCCAAGCTGACTCCGGAAGGGATCGGCGAAGTGCTGGCAGGCATCACGCGCGGCGTGCATCAGGTTCCGGCGCAGGCCGCCTCCATCACGCAAGCGAGCGAATACGGCCTCGCCTACCGCCCCGAAGAAGTGGCGGCGATTGCCGCACTGACGCGGGAGCATGGTCTCGGCCTGCACATGGACGGGGCGCGGTTTGCCAATGCGGTGGCCTTCCTTGCTTGCGCGCCCGCCGATGCGGCAGGGCCGATCGACGCGCTGAGCTTCGGCTGCGTCAAGAACGGCGGCATGGGGGCCGAAGCGATCGTGTTCTTCGATCCGGCCAAGGCCGATCTGGTCCGCTGGCGGCGCAAACGCGCCGGGCATTTGCAGAGCAAGGGACGCTATCTGGCGGCGCAGGTGCTGGCGATGCTGGAGGACGACCTGTGGCTCGAAAACGCCCGCGCGGCCAATGCGGCGGCGGCGATCATCGCGGAAGACGCTGACGACAGGCTGGTCCATCCGGCGCAGATCAACGAACTGTTCGTGCGGATGGACGCTGCCGAACGCGCTGCCCTTCGCGCGCAAGGCTTTGCCTTCTACGATTGGGACGACACCTGCGTGCGGCTGGTCACCAGCTGGGCTACCGATCCCCACGACGCGCGGGCGCTGGGCCGCGCGATTGCCGCTTTATGA
- a CDS encoding N-acetyltransferase: protein MTEIEIIATDETTHGAYRADVPGTEVQAELTWRARGEARIANHTFTPPQARGQGIAAKLVEAMIADARTKDFTIVPQCPYVAALFRKHPEWADLLADTPS from the coding sequence ATGACCGAGATCGAAATTATCGCCACCGACGAGACCACCCACGGTGCCTACCGCGCCGATGTGCCCGGAACCGAGGTGCAGGCCGAACTGACCTGGCGCGCTCGGGGCGAGGCGCGTATCGCCAATCACACGTTTACTCCGCCGCAGGCGCGCGGTCAGGGGATCGCGGCAAAGCTGGTCGAGGCGATGATTGCAGATGCCCGAACGAAAGATTTCACGATCGTCCCACAGTGCCCCTACGTCGCCGCGCTGTTCCGCAAACATCCCGAATGGGCTGACCTCCTGGCTGACACGCCGAGTTGA